In Setaria italica strain Yugu1 chromosome I, Setaria_italica_v2.0, whole genome shotgun sequence, the genomic window TTCACTtgcttattttgttttttttttcttgaagttCTGTGTTACAATATGGTATATATCTGCAGCCATGGTCATAAAAACATTGTGCATTGTGTAAAGTGGAATCAGAATGGGAACTGGGTACTGACTGCCTCAAAGGATCAGATTATCAAGGTCTGTGGTTTGTGCTTTTGTACCTTGTTCTGTTTTTTCATTTCTTCTTCAAAGCACATTTGTAAGATGGTAGCATATGCTTTTGTACGCAACATTCTAGCACTAGCTATGTAGATGGTTACAATCCATCCTGGTAATCAATAACTTCTTTTATGATGGCAGTAAATTTATACTTTTCCATACAGTTGTTCACTCTTTATGGCTAATTCATTCATGCAGCTGTATGATATAAGATCCATGAAAGAGCTTGAGTCCTTCCGTGGGCACACCAAGGATGTTACTGGTTAGATTGCTGTTACAATATTAAAATTCTTATGTTCCTTCATATGTTTTAAGATTTACTCACTGCAAGCACACATTCTATGGATGTTAGAATAGCGGCTtaaatttttttaggaaaatatTGTGCCCACTCTTGTTTGCCAAGGTTGTATCGGTCACTCAATTCCTTCAATTTTACAGCGTTGGCATGGCATCCATTTCATGAAGAATATTTTGTTAGCGGGAGCTTTGATGGAGCAATATTTCATTGGTTGGTCGGGTAAGATACCTGTAGCGTCACTGAAACAATAATCTTGGTTAGCCCAGGAATGTCTCATTTTGATGAACAAGCTATTTCATTTGTTTGGCAGCCATGAAGCTCCACAGATCGAAATAAACAATGCACATGACAATAGTGTGTGGGATCTTGCCTGGCATCCTGTAGGCTATCTACTTTGCAGGTACTTGGCCGTTTACTTTCAAAGTTGGCAATTAACACTCTTTCTGATATGTTGCTTGCTTTGTTCTGTCTTGCATATAGTTATTTAGTAGATTGTACTGTTATGCAACATAAATCTGGTTCTTGAATACAATCTCTTGTGCATTGTGTGGCCTTATTTACCTTTTGCTTTAGCTGCATGTGAACTCATTAAAAAATGTTTACTATATTTTTTTGGCAGTGGGGGCAATGATCATGCTACAAAGTTCTGGTGTAGAAACAGGCCTGGTGATATTACCCGTGATAGATACAACAGTGGCCAGACACAAGGTTGAATTTAGTTTGTTTTATCTCCTTTATCCTGTTTTGGTCATAAAACTTTAACATAATGCTCTTGCACTTTGCACATGCGCGCGTGCACACACATACGTCCCAAGTTCCAATGTCACTGTTTAGTTAGATAAAGAATTATGGTCATCTATGACTTGCTTCATGAAGGTGTTTAATGGTGTTTTATGCTGGCTTGTGATCTTTTGTTTCAGTGAAATTCTTAATGCGAAAATTATCACCTTTTTCAGGTTATGTTGACCAACATCCTGCTTTTGGTGCTCGTGCTATGGGTGGATTCCAGATGCCTGAACCTCCAACACCTGGACCATTTGCTCCTGGATTGTCACGTAATGAAGGCACAATCCCTGGCATTGGGGTTGCAATGACCTTGGATGGATCTGATCAAGGAGAGCAGAGACCATCTATTCCAGGTCTTCCACCTGGGCAACCCCCTCTGCCACCCGGTCCTCATCCATCACAACTTCTTGGGCAGCAGCAACAATACCAACAGATGCCTCAGCAGCAACATTCCCAGTTTCGGCCGCCACCTCCAAATATGCCCCAATTGCAGCCACCAGCTCACATGCTTTCACATTCGCAAGGATCTCGTCCGACACTTCCCCAGCTTCCACCGATGGGCGGACCATCAATGCCATCACCAGTGAATCCACCACTTCCACCAATGCCTCACCCAACGGTACTGTTTACTCTTCACTAATACCTTTATGAGTTAGACATAATTGTTTACTTAACATAACGTAACATATTCTGTTTCTATTTATCTTATCTGCTAGTGAAAGACCAAATGCTCATATGCAAACTATTGCAAGTTTGCATTTCAAATGAACCCCGTTAGACCTTCTAAATAATTTGCATATCTGCTATATTTAGAGATGAAGTATGAATACATCTGAGTTTGAGATGAAGCATGAATACATTTGAAAACATTGTATCATCAAGGCAGAGTTATTTGCTGCAAGGATTTCAGAACCATGATCAAAATCACCAGCAGATCAATTCCATGGCATCCTCCTGGTTCTGGAAATGCCCTTTTTTCCGTCTCTTGCAAAAGATTGATTTCGCCCTTCTAGTTTTGGTTATCTGGTTCACTTCCTACATGTCTAATAAATAACGAATAATACTGCATTACCTTGCATCctttttttaagaaacaaaaagaacagTAAGGACTGGTTTGGCCGAAAATGCAGTAACTGGTTACTGTATGAAGTTTTCTAAACCCTGTTTACTGTACACTATCTTCCATAACACTGCTTTGCCGCATGATTCTATGTTCTTGTGAATTCACCAGTCAATTCGGTGCTGCATCAAAGCTCAAAGGAAACAGATTAAATTATATTTGTATCCTTTGTGCTCCTTGGTAAATTACTGACAGTGAATTTAACAATTCTAATGTTTCTAGGCAATGCAAGGTTCACAGAACCAGATGATGCCCCAAATGCCACAGCACATGATGGGCCTAAATCAGATGCATCCTGGTTCTGTTCCTCCTGGCAATGTACCTCCAATGGGTGGGTTCCCAAGTGCGATGGGAAACATCCAAGGAGCATCAGGTTCATCTGGCATACAAAATTTTCCTATGGGTGGCATCTACAACCGACCTCAGGGACAAATGGCTCCACAAGGACAAATGACATCCATTCCAGGTCTAAGCTCTTACCAGGTAAGACTCTGTTGCCTCTTGATTTTGTCATACCTAGAGCTACTAGGCCTAGTCATCTGTATTATTAAACATTTCTGCATTAT contains:
- the LOC101780563 gene encoding flowering time control protein FY, with protein sequence MMQQQQQQLPPPPQHQPPQGGGGGEFYRGPPMRQLSAASSTNLTPEYPAHPGPPQQQQHQPPYDAYGDNFGAKRMRKPVQRRTVDYTSSVVRYVQARMWQRDARDRFTLQPTPAAVLDMLPSVAYPDNPSTSYAAKFVHSSINKNRCSINRVLWTPTGRRLITGSQSGEFTLWNGQSFNFEMILQAHDQPVRSMVWSHNENWMVTGDDGGAIKYWQSNMNNVKVNKTAHRESVRGLSFSRTDLKFCSCSDDRTVKVWDFARCQEEKSLTGHGWDVKTVDWHPTKSLLVSGGKDYLVKLWDAKSGRELNSFHGHKNIVHCVKWNQNGNWVLTASKDQIIKLYDIRSMKELESFRGHTKDVTALAWHPFHEEYFVSGSFDGAIFHWLVGHEAPQIEINNAHDNSVWDLAWHPVGYLLCSGGNDHATKFWCRNRPGDITRDRYNSGQTQGYVDQHPAFGARAMGGFQMPEPPTPGPFAPGLSRNEGTIPGIGVAMTLDGSDQGEQRPSIPGLPPGQPPLPPGPHPSQLLGQQQQYQQMPQQQHSQFRPPPPNMPQLQPPAHMLSHSQGSRPTLPQLPPMGGPSMPSPVNPPLPPMPHPTAMQGSQNQMMPQMPQHMMGLNQMHPGSVPPGNVPPMGGFPSAMGNIQGASGSSGIQNFPMGGIYNRPQGQMAPQGQMTSIPGLSSYQGMGNVGLTQPPPPPQHPPPRG